One Myxococcales bacterium genomic region harbors:
- a CDS encoding restriction endonuclease subunit S, producing MSVQVPLFEKGDKKPSKVATKVEEIVGEGFDVAKFVENFEVLAEASGTVPKLRQLIRTLAVSGRLTKQRSGEDARELLTALKTANAGTVRKKLPGDDEEIDAPAQLPGNWCWARFLDVASIDSNLVDPAKFLDAPHVAPDNIEKGTGRLIEYRTVREDGVTSNKHRFFPRQIVYSKIRPNLSKVVVVDFEGVCSADMYPITSRIDRAYLHQFMLSQVFLDQVVKEDNRLAMPKVNQEQLGSTLVAVPPLAEQKRIVAKVDQLMALCDELEAKQTKKRETGARLTKSALDALTSAEGPDEFDAAWNRVVENFDVLIDRAEKVGELRRTVLELAVRGRLVAHSTSSVEIEALLATVAKQRHSLLEGKRKGGRGHGDDDHTESCQQDPYEVPTGWRWCTLRDVAGHIVDGTHHTPRYVERGMDFISAKDIRNGRVTFEGCKQISREEFEDLTKRCRPKRGDVLVTKSGSIGEVALVETDRQFTLFESVAMVPVVQAVNSQYVAYVVYLGATGQFGAEKQRGVAVRHLHLVDLRKLPFPLPPRAEQDRIVAKVEHMMKICDLLEERLRQAEDRASKLVEAVVRELVA from the coding sequence ATGAGCGTCCAGGTCCCGCTGTTCGAGAAGGGCGACAAGAAGCCGTCGAAGGTTGCCACGAAGGTCGAGGAGATCGTGGGCGAGGGGTTCGATGTGGCGAAGTTCGTGGAGAACTTCGAGGTGCTCGCAGAAGCGTCAGGCACCGTCCCGAAGCTACGCCAGCTCATTCGGACTCTCGCTGTGAGTGGTCGTCTGACCAAGCAGCGGTCCGGGGAGGACGCCCGAGAGCTACTCACCGCACTCAAGACCGCGAACGCGGGAACGGTTAGGAAGAAGCTTCCCGGTGACGATGAGGAGATCGACGCACCGGCCCAACTTCCGGGCAACTGGTGTTGGGCCCGATTCCTGGACGTTGCATCGATCGACTCCAACCTGGTGGACCCAGCGAAGTTCCTCGACGCCCCCCACGTTGCGCCCGACAACATCGAGAAGGGAACTGGGCGCTTGATCGAATATCGAACCGTCCGCGAAGACGGGGTGACCAGCAACAAGCACCGATTCTTTCCGCGGCAGATCGTCTACTCGAAGATCCGTCCGAATCTCTCGAAGGTTGTCGTCGTCGACTTCGAGGGCGTGTGCAGCGCGGACATGTACCCGATAACGAGTCGGATCGACCGAGCCTACCTCCACCAGTTCATGCTTTCGCAGGTGTTCCTCGACCAAGTCGTCAAGGAGGACAACCGCCTTGCGATGCCGAAGGTGAACCAGGAACAGCTAGGGAGCACGCTCGTGGCTGTCCCGCCCCTCGCCGAGCAGAAGCGGATCGTCGCCAAGGTCGACCAGCTCATGGCCCTCTGCGATGAGCTCGAAGCGAAGCAGACCAAGAAGCGAGAGACCGGAGCCCGGCTCACCAAGTCGGCCCTCGACGCCCTCACCTCCGCCGAAGGGCCGGACGAGTTCGATGCCGCCTGGAACAGGGTGGTGGAGAACTTTGACGTGCTGATTGATCGGGCGGAGAAGGTGGGGGAGCTGCGACGCACCGTACTCGAACTAGCAGTTCGTGGAAGGCTCGTCGCCCACTCGACGTCATCCGTGGAAATCGAGGCGCTCCTTGCGACTGTAGCGAAGCAGCGCCACTCCTTGCTCGAAGGGAAGCGAAAGGGAGGGCGAGGACACGGCGACGACGACCACACTGAGTCATGCCAGCAGGACCCGTACGAGGTCCCGACCGGGTGGCGATGGTGCACCCTCCGTGATGTCGCCGGTCACATCGTTGACGGTACCCACCACACGCCGCGATACGTCGAACGAGGAATGGACTTCATCTCGGCGAAAGACATCCGTAATGGGCGGGTCACCTTTGAGGGCTGCAAGCAGATCAGCAGAGAGGAATTTGAGGATCTCACCAAGCGGTGCCGGCCGAAGCGAGGCGACGTCCTCGTCACCAAGAGTGGTTCAATCGGAGAAGTGGCCCTGGTGGAGACCGACCGTCAATTTACACTGTTCGAGAGCGTTGCTATGGTCCCAGTGGTCCAGGCCGTGAATTCGCAGTACGTGGCTTACGTCGTGTACCTTGGTGCGACCGGCCAGTTTGGCGCGGAGAAGCAGCGTGGCGTCGCCGTGCGTCACCTCCACTTGGTCGACCTCCGGAAGCTTCCCTTCCCCCTACCTCCTCGCGCTGAGCAGGACCGGATCGTTGCCAAGGTCGAGCATATGATGAAGATCTGCGACCTGCTCGAAGAGCGCCTCCGCCAGGCCGAGGACCGCGCCTCGAAGCTCGTCGAGGCCGTCGTCCGGGAGCTCGTGGCGTAG
- a CDS encoding SAM-dependent DNA methyltransferase, which yields MSIGTTIKGIQDIMRKDAGVDGDAQRISQLVWMIFLKVFDDHEAQKELLEDNYKSPIPTRLRWRTWAKDTEGITGDELADFINNDLFKTLKELPATGKNAALAGVVRGVFEDAFNYMKSGTLLRQVVNKLEEVNFNKAADRHEFGDVYEKILSDLQNAGNAGEFYTPRAVTQFIVDQVDPKLGEKVLDPACGTGGFLTCAIEHVRKKYVKTADDEATLQGSIYGVEKKPLPHLLCVTNMMFHGIEVPSNIRHDNTLARPLRDYGPKDRVDVIVTNPPFGGMEEDGIENNFPGTFRTRETADLFLVLLMTLLKAGGRAALVLPDGTLFGEGIKTRIKEKLLEECDLHTIVRLPKGVFSPYTGIKTNLLFFTKGEPTKHVWFYEHPYPAGAKSYSKTKPLRIEEFAPEKKWWAKRKESDHAWKVSLADIKARGYNLDIKNPRAVDDGPGDADTLLREYREAAAAAARIRDQLRDELRAALEGARG from the coding sequence ATGAGCATCGGCACGACGATCAAAGGCATCCAGGACATCATGAGGAAGGACGCGGGCGTCGACGGCGACGCTCAGCGCATCAGCCAGCTCGTCTGGATGATCTTCTTGAAGGTGTTCGACGATCACGAGGCCCAGAAGGAGCTGCTCGAAGACAACTACAAGAGCCCGATCCCCACGCGGCTCCGCTGGCGCACCTGGGCGAAGGACACCGAGGGCATCACGGGGGACGAGCTCGCCGACTTCATCAACAACGACCTCTTCAAGACGTTGAAGGAGCTGCCGGCGACGGGGAAGAACGCGGCGCTCGCGGGCGTCGTCCGGGGCGTGTTCGAGGACGCCTTCAACTACATGAAGAGCGGCACGCTGCTCCGCCAGGTAGTGAACAAGCTCGAAGAGGTGAACTTCAACAAGGCCGCCGACCGGCACGAGTTCGGCGACGTGTACGAGAAGATCCTCTCGGACCTGCAAAACGCAGGGAACGCCGGCGAGTTCTACACGCCGCGCGCCGTGACGCAGTTCATCGTCGACCAAGTGGATCCGAAGCTCGGCGAGAAGGTGCTCGACCCTGCCTGCGGGACCGGCGGTTTTCTCACGTGCGCCATCGAGCACGTGCGGAAGAAGTACGTGAAGACGGCCGACGACGAGGCCACCCTTCAGGGGAGCATCTACGGCGTCGAGAAGAAGCCGCTCCCGCACCTCCTCTGCGTGACGAACATGATGTTCCACGGCATCGAGGTGCCCTCGAACATTCGCCACGACAACACGCTCGCCCGCCCCCTGCGCGACTACGGCCCGAAAGACCGCGTGGACGTGATCGTGACGAACCCGCCCTTCGGCGGCATGGAAGAAGACGGCATCGAGAACAACTTCCCGGGGACGTTTCGAACCCGCGAGACGGCCGACCTCTTCCTGGTCCTCTTGATGACGCTCCTGAAGGCGGGCGGTCGCGCCGCCCTCGTCCTCCCGGACGGTACGCTCTTCGGCGAGGGCATCAAGACGCGCATCAAAGAGAAGCTCCTCGAAGAGTGTGACCTTCACACGATCGTCCGCCTGCCCAAGGGGGTGTTCAGCCCGTACACCGGCATCAAGACGAACCTGCTCTTCTTCACGAAGGGCGAGCCGACGAAGCACGTCTGGTTTTACGAGCACCCGTACCCCGCGGGCGCGAAGAGCTACTCCAAGACGAAGCCGCTCCGCATCGAAGAGTTCGCCCCCGAGAAGAAGTGGTGGGCGAAGCGCAAGGAGAGCGACCACGCCTGGAAGGTCTCCCTCGCCGACATCAAGGCCCGCGGCTACAACCTCGACATCAAGAACCCAAGGGCCGTGGACGACGGCCCAGGCGACGCCGACACGCTCCTCCGCGAGTACCGCGAGGCCGCCGCAGCCGCCGCCAGGATTCGAGACCAACTTCGCGACGAGCTTCGAGCCGCCCTCGAAGGAGCGCGGGGATGA
- a CDS encoding DUF262 domain-containing protein: MVAFEARSGGPAHSSVRSTVLPTRNVDHSWSSRDADPRRHLGLGAPGHARRTRDSLMARGGWSHPRAGFVSEFCITTRSRMEARPSKITEFFDGTKQMMVPLFQRSYEWTAKDWETLWVDLLEQYERSEEDTVGAHFTGAIVTAPARSVPVGVSKFLVIDGQQRLTTIAVLICAMRTFLDPESKEYRRLTKLLINEDYDELDYFKLLPTQPDRRAFQALVDAKPQPGTRFTEALEFFKKKIAGTDSDGEKLDLDRLTNAIQNRLTVVAIHLGDTDDPYLIFESLNAKGAPLTQADLIRNYLLLRLHSNAQQKSYEEAWLPMQALLPGEHLTEFMRQFLMMTGEEVAKSTIYSVLKKRLLLVSDATIATELQRMQQASLLYAQIVGLKTPDDENIAAGLGRLRRWEIATANPFVLKILEASTKGTVSSADVASCLATIESFAVRRTVCGVATNQLKRIFLSIAKEMPNAGIPDWLSQTLAAGTSGRRWPKDEEFKESLLRYRAYAHPIDRCKFLLETLELHHGHKEPATFEGATIEHVMPQTLNDEWRTMLGANAADVHERWLDLLGNLTLTGYNSELSNDPFPRKRALLRDSHFEMNKWIAAREQWTEAELRERTDLVFAKARAIWPRPE; this comes from the coding sequence GTGGTGGCGTTCGAGGCGCGCTCTGGCGGGCCTGCTCATTCGTCCGTCCGTTCGACCGTACTGCCCACGCGAAACGTCGATCATTCCTGGTCGTCGCGGGATGCCGATCCGAGGCGACACCTCGGGCTCGGCGCGCCTGGGCATGCGAGGAGAACGCGTGATAGCCTGATGGCGCGTGGGGGGTGGTCGCATCCTCGCGCCGGGTTCGTCTCGGAGTTTTGCATCACCACGAGGTCTCGGATGGAAGCGCGTCCAAGCAAGATCACGGAGTTCTTCGACGGCACCAAGCAAATGATGGTGCCACTTTTCCAACGCTCCTACGAATGGACCGCGAAGGATTGGGAGACGCTCTGGGTCGACCTCCTCGAACAGTACGAGCGGAGCGAGGAGGACACGGTCGGCGCGCACTTCACTGGCGCGATCGTTACCGCGCCCGCGCGTTCCGTTCCGGTCGGCGTGTCGAAGTTCCTGGTCATCGATGGACAGCAGCGGCTCACGACGATCGCGGTGCTCATTTGCGCGATGCGGACGTTCCTCGACCCGGAGTCGAAGGAGTACCGACGGCTGACGAAGCTGCTCATCAACGAGGACTACGACGAGCTCGACTACTTCAAGCTCCTGCCGACGCAGCCGGACCGCCGCGCCTTCCAGGCGCTGGTCGACGCGAAGCCCCAGCCCGGCACGCGCTTCACGGAGGCGCTGGAGTTCTTCAAGAAGAAGATTGCGGGCACCGACTCCGACGGCGAGAAGCTCGACCTCGATCGGCTCACCAACGCCATCCAGAACCGCCTCACCGTCGTAGCTATCCATCTTGGCGACACGGACGACCCGTACCTCATCTTCGAGAGCCTCAACGCCAAGGGCGCACCTCTCACCCAAGCCGACCTCATTCGGAACTACCTGCTCCTACGCCTGCACTCGAACGCGCAGCAGAAGTCGTACGAGGAAGCGTGGCTGCCGATGCAGGCGCTGTTGCCCGGCGAGCACCTCACCGAGTTCATGAGGCAGTTCCTCATGATGACCGGCGAGGAGGTCGCGAAGTCGACGATCTACAGCGTCCTCAAGAAGCGGCTCCTTCTGGTCTCGGACGCCACCATCGCCACCGAGCTGCAACGCATGCAACAGGCGTCGCTGCTCTACGCTCAGATCGTCGGGCTCAAGACGCCGGACGACGAGAACATCGCCGCCGGGCTAGGTCGCCTGCGACGGTGGGAGATCGCGACAGCCAACCCTTTCGTCCTGAAGATCCTCGAGGCGAGCACCAAGGGAACCGTCTCGTCGGCGGACGTCGCGAGCTGCCTCGCGACGATCGAGTCCTTCGCGGTGCGCCGGACAGTCTGCGGTGTCGCGACGAACCAACTGAAGCGCATCTTCCTCTCGATCGCGAAGGAGATGCCCAACGCCGGCATTCCCGACTGGCTAAGCCAGACGCTCGCAGCGGGGACGAGCGGGCGACGTTGGCCGAAGGACGAGGAGTTCAAGGAGTCCCTTCTTCGCTACCGCGCCTACGCCCACCCGATCGACCGCTGCAAGTTCCTACTCGAGACGCTCGAACTGCACCACGGGCACAAGGAGCCCGCCACCTTCGAGGGTGCGACCATCGAGCACGTGATGCCGCAGACGCTGAACGACGAGTGGCGGACGATGCTGGGGGCCAACGCTGCCGATGTTCACGAGAGGTGGCTCGACCTTCTCGGAAATCTCACCCTCACTGGGTACAACAGCGAGCTCTCGAACGACCCCTTTCCGAGGAAGCGGGCCCTTCTTCGCGACAGCCACTTCGAGATGAACAAGTGGATCGCCGCGCGTGAGCAGTGGACCGAAGCCGAGCTCCGGGAGCGAACGGACCTCGTCTTCGCGAAGGCAAGAGCGATCTGGCCTCGTCCCGAGTGA
- a CDS encoding DEAD/DEAH box helicase family protein: MTTAPDKKTLSERDVCTKLITPAIVAGGWDVQLQVRENVHLTKGRVIVRGKLVTRGEAKFADYVLYFKPNLPLAIVEAKDNNHKVGDGMQQGLEYAEMLDVPFVFSSNGDGFLFHDRTGHTAKVEQLLPLDQFPSPEELWRRYCVWKGITPVSEPIVSQDYYSDATGKAPRYYQVKAINRVVEAVANGQDRVLLVMATGTGKTYTAFQIIWRLWKAGLKKRILFLADRNILVDQTKTNDFKPFAGAMTKITNRKVDKSFEIYLALYQAISGTTEKDDLFRQFSPDFFDLVIVDECHRGSAADNSAWREVLDYFASATQVGLTATPKETEDVSTTHYFGDAVYTYSLKQGIEDGFLAPYKVVRIDLDKDLGGWRPEKGKVDKLGQEIEDRIYNQRDFDRTLVLEKRTELVAKKVTEFLAATNRYDKTIVFCEDIDHAERMRQALVNENGDICAQNRKYVMRITGDSPEGKAELDNFIHPEERYPVVVTTSKLMTTGVDAQTCKVIVLDQTIRSMTEFKQIIGRGTRIAEDFGKLYFTILDFRKATELFADRAFDGNPEQVYQPKGDDPIVPPDDVVEGGDLDGEPDGGSDGGGDDGEAGGEVGSDGAATGGKRTKYIVHDVPVFVVAERVQYYGKDGKLITESLREYSKKAIREKFASLDVFLKTWTEADRKQAIIKELEEQGVFFDELAKEVAKDLSAFDLVCHVAFDQPPLTRKERANNVRKRSYFTKFGEAARAVLEALLDKFEREGVDDIENLRVLQVQPIAGLGTPLEIVERFGGKEPYMKAVRGLEDELYEADQGPKSA; this comes from the coding sequence ATGACGACGGCCCCCGACAAGAAGACGCTCTCCGAGCGGGACGTGTGCACGAAGCTCATCACGCCGGCCATCGTCGCGGGCGGGTGGGACGTTCAGCTCCAAGTGCGGGAGAACGTCCACCTGACGAAGGGCCGCGTGATCGTGCGCGGCAAGCTCGTGACGCGCGGCGAGGCGAAGTTCGCGGACTACGTCCTCTACTTCAAGCCGAACCTGCCGCTCGCCATCGTGGAGGCGAAGGACAACAACCACAAGGTCGGGGACGGGATGCAGCAGGGCCTCGAGTACGCCGAGATGCTCGACGTGCCCTTCGTCTTCTCCTCCAACGGGGACGGCTTCCTCTTTCACGACCGCACGGGCCACACCGCGAAGGTCGAGCAGCTCTTGCCGCTCGACCAGTTCCCCTCGCCCGAGGAGCTGTGGCGCCGGTACTGCGTGTGGAAGGGCATCACCCCGGTGTCCGAGCCTATCGTCTCCCAGGATTACTACTCGGACGCGACCGGCAAGGCCCCGCGCTACTACCAGGTCAAGGCGATCAACCGGGTCGTCGAAGCGGTGGCGAACGGCCAGGACCGCGTGCTGCTCGTGATGGCGACCGGCACCGGCAAGACGTACACGGCCTTTCAGATCATCTGGCGGCTGTGGAAGGCCGGGCTTAAGAAGCGCATCCTCTTCCTCGCCGACCGCAACATCTTGGTGGACCAGACCAAGACGAACGACTTCAAGCCGTTCGCCGGCGCGATGACGAAGATCACGAACCGTAAGGTCGACAAGTCGTTCGAGATCTATCTCGCGCTCTACCAGGCCATCTCGGGCACCACCGAGAAGGACGACCTCTTCCGCCAGTTCTCTCCCGACTTCTTCGACCTCGTCATCGTGGACGAGTGCCACCGGGGGAGCGCCGCCGACAACTCGGCCTGGCGCGAGGTGCTCGACTATTTCGCGTCGGCCACCCAGGTGGGTCTCACGGCGACCCCGAAAGAGACCGAGGACGTCTCGACGACGCACTACTTCGGCGATGCGGTCTACACGTACTCCTTGAAGCAGGGCATCGAGGACGGCTTCCTCGCCCCGTACAAGGTCGTCCGCATCGACCTCGACAAGGACCTGGGCGGCTGGCGGCCCGAGAAGGGCAAGGTCGACAAGCTCGGCCAAGAGATCGAGGACCGCATCTACAACCAGCGAGACTTCGATCGCACGCTCGTCTTGGAGAAGCGTACCGAGCTGGTCGCCAAGAAGGTGACCGAGTTTCTCGCCGCCACGAACCGGTACGACAAGACGATCGTCTTTTGCGAGGACATCGACCACGCCGAGCGGATGCGGCAGGCCCTCGTGAACGAGAACGGCGACATCTGCGCCCAGAACCGCAAGTACGTCATGCGCATCACGGGGGACAGCCCCGAGGGCAAGGCCGAGCTCGACAACTTCATCCACCCCGAGGAGCGCTACCCCGTGGTGGTGACGACCTCGAAGCTCATGACGACCGGCGTGGACGCGCAGACGTGCAAGGTGATCGTCCTCGATCAGACGATCCGATCCATGACCGAGTTCAAGCAGATCATCGGGCGTGGCACGCGCATCGCGGAGGACTTCGGCAAGCTCTACTTCACCATCTTGGACTTTCGGAAGGCGACCGAGCTCTTCGCGGACCGGGCGTTCGACGGCAACCCGGAGCAGGTCTACCAGCCGAAGGGCGACGATCCGATCGTTCCGCCCGACGACGTCGTAGAAGGCGGCGACCTCGACGGTGAGCCCGACGGCGGGAGCGACGGGGGTGGCGACGACGGCGAGGCCGGGGGTGAGGTCGGCTCCGACGGCGCCGCGACCGGGGGCAAGCGCACCAAGTACATCGTGCACGACGTCCCGGTCTTCGTGGTGGCCGAGCGCGTCCAGTACTACGGCAAGGACGGGAAGCTCATCACCGAGTCTCTCCGCGAGTACTCGAAGAAGGCGATCCGCGAGAAGTTCGCGAGCCTCGACGTGTTCCTCAAGACGTGGACCGAGGCCGACCGCAAGCAGGCCATCATCAAGGAGCTCGAGGAGCAGGGGGTCTTCTTCGACGAGCTCGCGAAGGAGGTCGCGAAGGACCTCTCGGCCTTCGACCTCGTGTGCCACGTCGCCTTCGACCAGCCGCCGCTCACGCGGAAGGAGCGGGCCAACAACGTTCGCAAGCGGAGCTACTTCACCAAGTTCGGGGAAGCCGCCCGGGCGGTGCTCGAGGCGCTGCTCGACAAGTTCGAGCGCGAGGGCGTCGACGACATCGAGAACCTCCGGGTGCTCCAGGTGCAGCCGATCGCCGGCCTTGGCACGCCCCTCGAGATCGTCGAGCGGTTCGGCGGCAAGGAGCCGTACATGAAGGCCGTGCGTGGGCTAGAAGACGAGCTCTACGAAGCGGACCAGGGACCCAAGAGCGCATGA
- a CDS encoding DUF3644 domain-containing protein — translation MRVKPAGGKVDKVRRSYQFLADKENAGTAFTIEDIVQATGWKPGTIETYLRKKWGQIVHQGTSGLRCKGVCGFTETEYVRLMSQKDEVSADPRRPDLAPEVEALVRKSRESALLALHVYNSPATVFRTEGFAVLMVIAWTSLFHAIFEERSVSYFYTEPDGVTPKVVDGDKKAWELDTCMKKFWAAADHATRRNLEFFIRLRNRVEHRYVPSIDPHVAGECQALLLNFDEMLVEHFGTYYAIRESLAVPLQTTALRAAGQTEALRKLQAKHFDDVKEFIDAYRTGLPGTLYEDPKFAFRVFLVPKTGNHANTSDLAFEFIKYDPSRPEEMAQIQKQIALVKERQVPVANANLLSPKLVAKDVAAKIGRPFNLHHHKLAWVRYKVRRSGFDPGGCNPKYCVADPRHGDYGYTQDWVTFLVAKLSDQAEYDALVKSKG, via the coding sequence ATGAGGGTGAAGCCGGCGGGTGGCAAGGTCGACAAGGTTCGCCGCTCGTACCAGTTTCTTGCTGACAAAGAGAACGCGGGTACGGCTTTTACCATCGAGGACATCGTTCAAGCGACGGGGTGGAAACCGGGCACGATCGAGACGTATCTGCGAAAGAAGTGGGGCCAAATCGTGCATCAAGGCACGAGCGGGCTCCGATGCAAAGGGGTCTGCGGCTTCACGGAGACCGAGTACGTGCGGCTCATGTCGCAGAAGGACGAGGTGAGCGCAGACCCGCGCCGACCCGACCTCGCGCCCGAGGTGGAAGCGCTCGTGCGCAAGTCCCGCGAGTCCGCCCTGCTTGCACTTCACGTGTACAACTCGCCGGCCACGGTGTTCCGCACGGAGGGGTTCGCCGTGCTCATGGTGATCGCGTGGACTTCGCTCTTCCACGCGATCTTCGAGGAGCGATCCGTGAGCTACTTCTACACGGAGCCCGATGGCGTTACGCCGAAGGTCGTGGACGGCGACAAGAAGGCCTGGGAGCTCGACACCTGCATGAAGAAGTTCTGGGCCGCCGCCGATCACGCGACCCGGCGGAACCTGGAGTTCTTCATCCGACTCCGCAACCGAGTCGAGCACCGGTACGTCCCCTCGATCGACCCTCACGTTGCCGGTGAGTGCCAGGCCCTGCTGCTCAACTTCGACGAGATGCTCGTCGAGCACTTCGGGACCTACTACGCGATCCGCGAGTCCCTGGCTGTCCCGTTGCAGACGACCGCGCTTCGGGCCGCGGGGCAGACCGAGGCCCTCCGGAAGCTCCAGGCGAAGCACTTCGACGACGTGAAGGAGTTCATCGACGCCTACCGGACTGGGTTACCAGGGACGCTCTACGAGGACCCCAAGTTCGCCTTCCGGGTCTTCCTCGTCCCGAAGACAGGGAACCACGCCAACACGTCGGACCTCGCCTTCGAGTTCATCAAGTACGATCCGAGTCGACCCGAGGAGATGGCGCAGATCCAGAAGCAGATCGCGCTCGTGAAGGAACGACAAGTTCCGGTAGCGAACGCGAACCTTCTATCGCCGAAGCTCGTGGCCAAGGACGTGGCGGCGAAGATCGGCCGGCCATTCAACCTCCATCACCACAAGCTCGCCTGGGTTCGGTACAAGGTTCGGAGATCCGGCTTCGACCCCGGGGGCTGCAACCCCAAGTACTGCGTGGCTGATCCTCGGCATGGGGACTACGGCTACACGCAGGACTGGGTGACCTTCCTCGTGGCCAAGCTCTCGGACCAAGCGGAGTACGACGCCCTCGTGAAGAGCAAAGGGTAG